The window CTTTTCGGCAAGGGACTCACAAGAATCCCCGGATTCCACAAAGTGAATCTTGCACTGCTCGGGCATGCAGagatcttggccagctttGAGACCGTCACACCGGCTATTGATTGCATCGTTCCCTTCGATTAGCCCCTTAGTAGAGACACTCTGGTCGACAGAGATGCTCTCGCACGTGTCGCCTTCTCTTACGCGGTACGTGAAGGCGCAGTCGGATGACATGCGGTGAGCGGACCAGTTTTTAGCCAATATGGTGGACTCTGCTGGCGCCGCGGATGTCGAACTGTGGATGTCTGGCTCGATATAAGTATAACCCGTCTTGTCGCAGCTCGAAATGGCCGACTGGAACTCGGCAGATCGAGCTTTGGTGTGGCCGATTTCCGAATTGACTTCGATTTCCGTAGGTCCAAGGACGCAGTCGTCGCAGTCATGGGGGGCGTCATCAGCTTGGTctctccatccatccaggATGTAGTCGCAGAATTCTCCCGTGTCTCTGCAGCGTATCAGATTAGGCTATCCAGACTGTATGATACGAGAGAGAAGATGCCAAACCTGTTCCTATAACAAGATATGTCGTAGGTGTAGATATACCAATCCACCATATGTGTTGCTGAAACTGTGGTCAGAAGGGCAAAACCAAAGACTACAGGCTGTTCGGAAGCCGTAGATGAGCGTCAAACCTGTAAACATGGTCAGACCGTGATCGACAAGGTCGGTGATCGGGTTACAGTCATTCTCAATCTTGTGTCGCAGTTGTTGCATCGATTCTTTGCAGCTATCAGTGCATACGGCGGCGATTCCGTCGAGATCGAGAACGTCGACCCTGGGCGACCTAGAAGGACAGGTGTTAGCAGGCACAAAGACCAGACTAGAGATAGGGAGTTGTCTGGGGAACATACTCGAAGTTCGTGTGGGAGGCAAGTCGTCTCGAGCAATCCAAAGTAGTGTTCAGCGCCTCAAGGCATGGCGAGCTCAGATTGAAAAACTCGTAGGGGAAGGTGGCGCCCATGAATTGTTGGGCTAGGACGGAGGGAACCAAGACGGCCAGACCTGCCACGCTGGTAGCTTTGGAGATGACGGCCATGACCAACTAATAACGAGTAAGACTGAACACCGACTTGAGGACTCGAGGGCTCGGAGAGTGTGTAAAGGACCTCCCGGAACTGGCCGTGAGGGTTGATGGTTGAGGATCGAGACGGCTGCGTGAAGAAGGAAAAGCCCACCGGTGTACTCGGGATCCGAAGCATTAAGTAAGGGAACGGACCCATCTGTCTTGGTGGGACACCCTCTGGCCAAGTGCTGCAGTTATGGGTTGGCTCGGTTCCATAGTCGTATTTCCATATTTGAACTCATGACCGCCTCGAGCGGTTCCATAACGTTGGTGCTGTGCCGCTCGCTAGCGCATGAGTGACCCTGAAGAGCCTGAATAAGTGCGTGCAATGGACCCTGGACAATTTCCTGATCTCCGCTTCGCCAGGGGtgaggaaaagagagaaaaaccAAACTCGTCTGCGTTCCGACTCGTGTGTTGTTGAGAGCTTAAACTCTTCTACAACAAGCTGACGGGGCGTTATTCTACAACGCAATGTCAGCGCCACGGCTACAAGCCGCATCAAGGTTTGTGGGGCTCTGAACAACGTAAGCTTAATGCGAATAGAGCCAGGCCGAGATCCGATCTGAGTTGGTGAAATTGGACGTGTATGTGGACCCATTGCAATGGCATCTATCGCCCGAGCCGCTGTCTTCTATTCTGGCCAGCTGCCTCCTCAGCAACCGGCAAGAGGCAGGCACGACGAGTGCAAGGCAAGGTGAGGTACCCAGATACctgaggtaggtaggtgcgAATACCTACCTAAATCAGCCGATAAATCTCGATCCGGAAGGAGCTGCCAACAATGCCCCATGTCCTGGTGGAGAAAAGTGGTTTCGGCTTTGATTGCACCTCTTGCTGCGAACCAACCGACCAACCGACCAACAGATCAACCTCGGATGCGCTCGCTCCCCCGTACTCATTTTTCCTCCCCCTTCACGACCTTGACTGAGTTGTGCATCACTCCAGTTTCTGTTCTCTGTATTTCACCCTCTCTTCAACTATGTCTAGCAATGCTGCAAATTATTTCCACAAGCTACCATTCTTCCAGGTATCATGAGAttgctcctccttctttAACTCTTCCGCCATGGGTTGAAATGCCTTGTGACCGGCCCTTTTTTACCCATAGTATGATTATCTTGCCATTTCAAAGTTGACATAGCATCAAGGCCGTTTCGGAGTCGTCAGGTCACGTTTTCTGCCCGCCCTGCTACGTCGGGAACACGGAGTACAACTCGGCGTCGGACTGATTTGACGGCTTCACGCTGGCCCAAAATGCCCACGTCGATGCCTTCGCTCTCAATATAGAAAAAGGAGAGCCGATGAATGAGAAGGCCATATCAAGCGTCTTATTCCACACCGAGACTGGCATTTCAAactcttctcctctttcgACCAACTGCCACTGGGTCGGCCGAGGAGCCTGCGCGGACAACCACTGCAGCAACACGGAGTTGATGTTCAAAGCCAAACCTATTATTTATAAGAGGTTTTTCTGTGAATAGTGAATGCGTCGTCGCCCAAAAATTTCCACCCCGATGATCGTCTTAGGATTGAGGAAGAAGTCACCATGTTACATGCCCAACAACGCGACTTCTTGAAAGGGGACCAGAAGATGACGTTCGCAATTTCTAATACAAGTTCCGCACCGATGTAGACTTCCGTCACGTTTGCCAGCCCGGTGAATATGATGTAGATGAGTCCAGAGAGGAGAAATACTGCGATGTCCAAACAATTACATTTGCGACGGGGTTTCTGTGACGATAGGAGTCCTATCCGTCGAGGGAAAAGAACACTTGTTCTAGTAAAACAAGACGGAAGGGAGTTCAAGCCATTTTTGGAGTTTGAATCCGGTCACACTCTTCGTCTGAGCATCTTTGCCTAAGCTTATACTATCATTGACCGCTTTTGGGTAGAGGAGAGGTGCCGGCCCGTCGAATTGCGCTTTTCACTATGTCCATGTTCATGAACTCATTTTCGCGTCCCATTTCCTTGCAAGCGAAGTAACTATGTTAAAGTCCGACACACATAACATGAAAGAAAACATGTATACGAAATCCAAGTTCACGACACCTCTGCTTCACAGTGTGAGATTTCTGTATCCTGCTTCCCCCTTTTCCGAAGTGAACTTTCCTTTTGCGCAGAAACCCGCCAATCCAACCAGAGCCTCGATGACAAGGACTGATCCCGGCTACTCCGGCATCGACTCATCACCAATGGGGCTGATAGCGGGCGGCCTTGCGTAATCGACGTTATCATAGGGCTGATCCAAATCCCAATTGCCAGAGAGCTCGCTGTAAGTGGCCACCATGGAAAGTGCCCTCTTGTAGAGCCACCCAACGTAGTATTTACTGCTGCCCTCGATCCGTGGATGTCCCCATTGCTTCTTAGGAACGCCTTTAAGACTACGCGTCCAGAGGCGGTCGACGAGAACAAGTACCATCGGTGGTCGCCAGTGAATCATGATCGGATCCTGCGCGAAGGGCTCCCCCTCAGATTTCTGGAAGGCTTCAAGGGTGTCGAGGCACTTCTGGTCGATGTACAGACAGTACCTAAAGAGAGTGATCATTTGGAGGCTGATGGGCTGCAgaccggcctcggcgaccttcTCTTTGACCCAGCCGTTGAAGTGTTTTCTGACAGCTGTCTTGGAGGCATTGTCTAGGGTGTCGCGATCCTCGATAATGATCCAGTCGAGGTACTTCTCTAGAAGCTCGGCCCGACGAGCGCGCACCAGCTCATCGTGGACGTTCTTCTTGAGTTGCTCGATGTAGCGGTTCCATAGATCATCGTCGCCGTATGCGCATCGATACACGACGAAACCCCAACGGTGATAGCCCGTAAAGATCATGGACCGGAAGAGGAATCTTAGGTCGTCGTGTAGGTAGTCGTAGATGATT is drawn from Colletotrichum destructivum chromosome 6, complete sequence and contains these coding sequences:
- a CDS encoding Putative LysM domain-containing protein, with translation MAVISKATSVAGLAVLVPSVLAQQFMGATFPYEFFNLSSPCLEALNTTLDCSRRLASHTNFESPRVDVLDLDGIAAVCTDSCKESMQQLRHKIENDCNPITDLVDHGLTMFTATHMVDWYIYTYDISCYRNRDTGEFCDYILDGWRDQADDAPHDCDDCVLGPTEIEVNSEIGHTKARSAEFQSAISSCDKTGYTYIEPDIHSSTSAAPAESTILAKNWSAHRMSSDCAFTYRVREGDTCESISVDQSVSTKGLIEGNDAINSRCDGLKAGQDLCMPEQCKIHFVESGDSCESLAEKYGATPNDLAKWNPRMYIQCNDFRYSKPTYICVGPPLSTKNAHETSDTRNESRF